One window from the genome of Cryobacterium sp. GrIS_2_6 encodes:
- a CDS encoding MarR family transcriptional regulator, with protein sequence MTDDFPGTTGSATVPASAPDLLRLEDQVCFALAIASRSVISVYRPILEPYGLTHPQYLVLLALWERSPRSVSDLSAELRLEPATLSPLLKRLEAAGLVGRSRNARDVRVLDITLTDAGRALREDALTIPPRIIDSLGMTLDELTALRTSLWRVIDAAQSP encoded by the coding sequence ATGACAGACGATTTCCCGGGCACGACCGGTTCCGCGACAGTGCCCGCGTCCGCGCCCGACCTGCTCCGCCTCGAGGACCAGGTCTGCTTCGCCCTCGCGATCGCGTCCCGCAGTGTGATCTCGGTGTACCGGCCGATCCTCGAGCCGTACGGCCTCACGCATCCGCAGTACCTCGTGCTTCTCGCCCTCTGGGAACGCAGCCCGCGTTCGGTCTCCGACCTCAGCGCCGAGCTGCGCCTCGAACCCGCGACCCTCTCCCCGCTGCTGAAGCGCCTCGAGGCCGCCGGCCTGGTCGGCCGCAGTCGCAATGCGCGCGACGTACGCGTGCTCGACATCACGCTGACGGATGCCGGTCGAGCACTCCGCGAGGACGCCCTCACGATCCCGCCGCGCATCATCGACAGCCTCGGCATGACACTGGACGAGCTCACCGCCCTGCGAACCTCGCTCTGGCGGGTGATCGACGCGGCACAGTCCCCCTGA
- a CDS encoding APC family permease, whose product MTPDGSQAPETRSAKRWIIGEPLSTEHLEGQLLPKHLALPIFASDPLSSVAYAPQELLMILTLGGLAFLSFAPWVAACVVLLLVVVVASYRQLIKAYPSGGGDYEVASKNLGERAGLLVASALLVDYVMTVVVSVASGVDNIISAVPQLVNFRVELAVFFVVMLAAVNLRGVRESSKAFAFPTYLFIASVILMVVVGLVRVIFGDAPVAESASFGVHAENLAQSAFILLLLRSFASGCSALTGVEAIANGVPAFKHPKVKNAQRTLVLMGGIAIVMFIGLTTLALIAKVHYAENPCDLIGWAECATSPQRSLIAQIAAATFGNNSIMFFVLQAATAAVLLLAANTAFNGFPLLGSVLAKDSYAPKSLSTRGDRLIYSNGVVLLALFACLILIVFQANLTVLIQLYIIGVFVSFTLGQTGMVKHWLTLLKTNPPNRASIITSLSINGFGAALTGVVLIVVTITKFTHGAWLVFVMMPVLFTLMLGVNRYYRDVAKEIEVDPDTTFGSTGDHAIVLVGKMQKPVLKALDYAIAARHEGIEAVHISIDEEETKQLQRDWVRQNIQVPLRIVESPYRDISWPLISYIKERRAAHGSEVVTIYTPIYIVGHWWENLLHNHKARRLRQKLMLVHGVTIALVPWLLDSSELIYGRRSRPIPGQDRRGEPVRPRPIPRRPLAPATSALEIQAAAAVAAAGKTGSGAASAAGAAGKSGAAAGRPGQPARPGARRRKRK is encoded by the coding sequence GTGACACCAGACGGCTCCCAAGCGCCAGAAACTCGCTCCGCGAAGCGGTGGATCATCGGCGAACCACTCTCGACCGAGCATCTCGAGGGTCAGCTGCTGCCCAAACACCTCGCCCTGCCGATCTTTGCGAGCGACCCGCTGTCGAGCGTCGCGTACGCCCCGCAGGAACTGCTGATGATCCTGACCCTCGGCGGGCTCGCCTTCCTGAGCTTCGCCCCCTGGGTGGCGGCCTGCGTCGTGCTCCTGCTTGTCGTCGTCGTCGCGTCCTACCGCCAGCTGATCAAGGCGTACCCCTCCGGTGGCGGGGACTACGAGGTCGCCTCCAAGAACCTCGGCGAACGCGCGGGCCTGCTCGTCGCATCCGCCCTGCTCGTCGACTACGTGATGACCGTCGTCGTCTCGGTCGCGAGCGGCGTTGACAACATCATCTCGGCCGTGCCGCAACTCGTGAACTTCCGGGTCGAGCTCGCCGTCTTCTTCGTCGTGATGCTCGCCGCCGTCAACCTGCGCGGCGTGCGCGAGTCGAGCAAGGCCTTCGCCTTCCCGACCTACCTGTTCATCGCGAGCGTGATCCTGATGGTCGTCGTCGGCCTCGTGCGGGTCATCTTCGGTGATGCGCCCGTCGCCGAGTCCGCGAGCTTCGGCGTGCACGCCGAGAACCTTGCCCAGTCGGCGTTCATCCTGCTGCTGTTGCGCTCCTTCGCGAGCGGATGCTCCGCCCTGACCGGCGTCGAAGCGATCGCCAACGGCGTTCCGGCCTTCAAACACCCGAAGGTCAAGAACGCCCAGCGCACCCTCGTGCTGATGGGCGGCATCGCGATCGTGATGTTCATCGGCCTCACGACCCTCGCGCTGATCGCGAAAGTGCACTACGCGGAGAACCCCTGCGACCTGATCGGCTGGGCCGAGTGCGCCACGTCGCCGCAGCGGAGCCTGATCGCCCAGATCGCCGCGGCGACCTTCGGCAACAACTCGATCATGTTCTTCGTGCTGCAGGCCGCGACCGCCGCCGTGCTGCTGCTCGCTGCGAACACGGCATTCAACGGCTTTCCGCTGCTCGGCTCGGTGCTCGCGAAGGACTCCTACGCACCGAAGTCGCTCAGCACCCGCGGCGACCGGCTGATCTACTCGAACGGCGTCGTGCTCCTCGCCCTCTTCGCCTGCCTGATCCTGATCGTCTTCCAGGCCAACCTGACGGTCCTGATCCAGCTGTACATCATCGGCGTCTTCGTGTCGTTCACCCTCGGCCAGACCGGCATGGTCAAGCACTGGCTCACCCTGCTCAAGACGAACCCGCCGAACCGCGCCTCGATCATCACGAGCCTCTCGATCAACGGCTTCGGTGCAGCCCTGACCGGCGTGGTGCTCATCGTCGTGACGATCACCAAGTTCACCCACGGCGCGTGGCTCGTCTTCGTGATGATGCCGGTGCTGTTCACCCTGATGCTCGGCGTGAACCGCTACTACCGGGACGTCGCCAAGGAGATCGAAGTCGACCCTGACACGACCTTCGGCTCCACCGGTGACCACGCGATCGTGCTCGTCGGCAAGATGCAGAAGCCCGTGCTCAAGGCGCTCGACTACGCGATCGCCGCCCGGCACGAGGGCATCGAGGCCGTGCACATCTCGATCGACGAAGAAGAGACCAAACAGCTGCAGCGCGACTGGGTCCGGCAGAACATCCAGGTGCCGCTGCGCATCGTCGAGTCGCCGTACCGGGACATCAGCTGGCCGTTGATCAGCTACATCAAGGAGCGCCGCGCCGCGCACGGCTCCGAGGTCGTCACCATCTACACCCCGATCTACATCGTCGGGCACTGGTGGGAGAACCTGCTGCACAACCACAAGGCCCGGCGCCTCCGCCAGAAACTGATGCTCGTGCACGGTGTCACGATCGCGCTCGTGCCCTGGCTGCTCGACTCCTCCGAACTCATCTACGGCCGCAGGTCCCGCCCGATCCCGGGCCAGGACCGTCGCGGCGAGCCGGTGCGCCCGCGCCCGATCCCCCGGCGCCCGCTCGCCCCGGCGACCTCTGCTCTCGAGATCCAGGCCGCTGCCGCGGTGGCCGCAGCGGGGAAGACCGGCTCGGGTGCGGCATCCGCTGCCGGAGCCGCCGGCAAGTCGGGAGCCGCCGCGGGTCGCCCCGGGCAGCCCGCCCGCCCCGGCGCCCGGCGCCGGAAGCGCAAATAA
- a CDS encoding CrcB family protein — protein MRNALAVFAGGIIGTALRLGIDRALPHNDTQFPASTLIINTVGAFVLGWLVAGLWTRPAVPVWLKLLLGPGALGAFTTFSAVMVSLVSLGAASSWPLAGLYLLATLLLGFPAAALGVWLGGRIRHRPAADAGARS, from the coding sequence GTGCGGAACGCACTGGCCGTATTCGCCGGCGGCATCATCGGCACGGCCCTGCGGCTCGGCATCGACCGTGCGCTGCCGCACAACGACACCCAGTTCCCGGCCAGCACCCTGATCATCAACACCGTCGGGGCGTTCGTGCTCGGCTGGCTCGTCGCCGGCCTCTGGACCCGCCCCGCGGTTCCGGTCTGGCTCAAGCTTCTGCTCGGCCCTGGCGCGCTGGGCGCCTTCACGACGTTCTCGGCCGTGATGGTGTCCCTCGTCTCCCTCGGCGCGGCCTCGTCGTGGCCGCTGGCGGGGCTGTACCTGCTCGCGACGCTGCTGCTGGGGTTCCCGGCGGCCGCGCTCGGCGTCTGGCTCGGCGGGCGCATCCGTCACCGCCCCGCAGCGGATGCCGGGGCTCGGTCATGA
- the crcB gene encoding fluoride efflux transporter CrcB translates to MNALVFAAVVTGGGAAAVVRYFVSRALPVGPGRLPIGVLIVNVAGALLGGVILGLAERAVLSSDLRLVLLTGVCGGLTTFSTWSVETIDLALKGRWRSAVLNLVGTLLLGIAVCAAGYLLAR, encoded by the coding sequence ATGAACGCCCTCGTCTTCGCCGCCGTGGTCACCGGCGGCGGTGCCGCAGCCGTGGTGCGGTACTTCGTATCGCGCGCCCTCCCGGTGGGACCGGGCCGCCTGCCGATCGGCGTGCTGATCGTCAACGTGGCCGGGGCTCTGCTCGGCGGCGTGATCCTCGGGCTCGCCGAGCGCGCCGTGCTCAGCAGCGACCTCCGGCTCGTGCTCCTGACCGGGGTCTGCGGCGGGCTGACGACGTTCAGCACCTGGAGCGTCGAGACGATCGACCTCGCACTCAAGGGCCGCTGGCGCTCCGCCGTTCTCAACCTCGTCGGCACCCTGCTGCTCGGCATCGCGGTCTGCGCCGCCGGCTACCTCCTCGCCCGCTGA
- a CDS encoding NAD(P)-binding domain-containing protein — protein MSSEASVPVVIVGAGQAGLAVAYYLRKFELIPGRDFVLFDRGPDAGGAWQHRWAGLRLGSAHRVNDLPGVSELGLSFATADRDRPARDVVTEYYRRYEEHFDLRVVRPVTVTAVFNRSADLVIRSASPGFGDHETTARLLVNASGTWGAPFVPHYPGAASFAGQQLHTSGYRAAEDFAGRRVVVVGGGTSAIGFLLELEHAAAELTWASRRPIDWVHTDQLDLEGASAAVAAQDEAARSGRALPSIVSGTGVPVSRRIAAGIERGVLTARPMFASIEPTGVRWADGSFTEADVIIWATGFRPEVRHLAPLKLRATGGGLVVGSGASWTDPRIFLAGYGPQASTIGAHRAGRMIARQVVALL, from the coding sequence ATGTCGAGTGAGGCGAGCGTTCCGGTCGTCATCGTCGGAGCAGGGCAAGCCGGCCTCGCGGTCGCCTACTACCTGCGCAAATTCGAGCTGATCCCGGGGCGCGACTTCGTGCTCTTCGACCGCGGCCCGGACGCGGGCGGCGCGTGGCAGCACCGCTGGGCGGGACTCCGTCTCGGGTCGGCGCACCGGGTGAACGACCTGCCCGGCGTGAGCGAACTCGGCCTGAGTTTTGCGACAGCCGACCGTGACCGCCCCGCCAGGGACGTCGTCACCGAGTACTACCGCAGGTACGAGGAGCACTTCGACCTCAGGGTCGTGCGACCGGTCACCGTAACCGCCGTCTTCAATCGCAGTGCCGACCTCGTGATCCGAAGCGCGTCGCCCGGGTTCGGCGACCACGAGACGACCGCTCGCCTGCTCGTCAATGCCTCGGGAACCTGGGGCGCCCCGTTCGTGCCGCACTATCCGGGAGCAGCGAGCTTCGCCGGGCAGCAGCTGCACACCTCGGGCTACCGGGCGGCCGAGGATTTCGCCGGCCGGAGGGTCGTCGTCGTCGGCGGCGGGACATCCGCCATCGGGTTCCTGCTCGAGCTCGAACACGCCGCCGCAGAACTGACCTGGGCCTCACGGCGCCCGATCGACTGGGTGCACACCGATCAGCTCGACCTCGAGGGGGCGTCGGCCGCGGTCGCCGCCCAGGACGAGGCCGCCCGGTCCGGTCGCGCGCTGCCGAGCATCGTGAGCGGGACCGGCGTGCCCGTGAGCCGCCGGATCGCCGCGGGGATCGAACGCGGGGTGCTCACCGCCCGGCCGATGTTCGCGAGTATCGAGCCGACCGGGGTGCGCTGGGCCGACGGCAGCTTCACGGAAGCGGACGTGATCATCTGGGCGACCGGGTTCCGTCCGGAGGTGCGGCACCTGGCCCCGCTGAAGCTCCGCGCCACGGGCGGCGGACTCGTCGTCGGATCAGGGGCGAGCTGGACCGACCCGAGGATCTTCCTCGCCGGGTACGGGCCCCAGGCGAGCACGATCGGCGCGCACCGGGCCGGCCGGATGATCGCCCGCCAGGTCGTCGCCCTGCTCTGA
- a CDS encoding DUF3073 domain-containing protein, whose amino-acid sequence MGRGRQKAKHTKVARELKYFSPDTNYNALERELTGHPVDDERLDEDLAKWPEYEPSTSEEPDRYVDTYATEDEQKRA is encoded by the coding sequence ATGGGGCGCGGCCGTCAAAAAGCAAAGCACACCAAGGTCGCCCGTGAGCTGAAGTATTTCAGCCCGGACACCAACTACAACGCGCTCGAACGCGAGCTCACGGGGCATCCCGTGGACGACGAGCGTCTCGACGAGGACCTGGCCAAGTGGCCGGAGTACGAGCCGAGTACGTCAGAGGAACCCGACCGATACGTCGACACCTACGCAACCGAAGACGAGCAGAAGCGCGCCTGA
- the purM gene encoding phosphoribosylformylglycinamidine cyclo-ligase produces the protein MSNASYAAAGVDTEAGDLAVSLMKVAVSRTHGAEVLGGFGGFAGLYDASFLTAYKRPLLATSTDGVGTKVAIAQAIDKHDTIGQDLVGMVVDDIVVVGARPLFMTDYIACGRVVPERIAEIVGGIARACAETGTALIGGETAEHPGLLGPDDYDVAGAATGVVEGDQVLGAERVRAGDVVVALASSGLHSNGFSLVRHILAERGIGYTDTSGELGGVVGEVLLEPTRLYTGPLLSVLADPELAGAVHSLSHVTGGGIAANLARVLPIGAWVEVDRSTWSPAPVFRVLSAFAGSTLESSEGTWNLGVGMFAVVAADAASSVISSLAADGIPAWVAGRVSTAPHDLTGFVQGAKGVNGGAVRLVGGYAA, from the coding sequence ATGAGCAACGCATCGTACGCGGCAGCCGGAGTCGACACCGAGGCGGGTGACCTCGCCGTCTCGCTGATGAAGGTGGCCGTCTCGCGCACCCACGGCGCAGAGGTGCTCGGCGGTTTCGGCGGTTTCGCCGGGCTCTACGACGCCTCGTTCCTCACCGCGTACAAGCGCCCGTTGCTCGCGACCTCGACCGACGGCGTCGGCACCAAGGTCGCGATCGCCCAGGCCATCGACAAGCACGACACCATCGGCCAGGACCTCGTCGGCATGGTCGTCGACGACATCGTCGTGGTCGGCGCCCGCCCGCTCTTCATGACCGACTACATCGCCTGTGGCCGGGTCGTGCCCGAGCGCATCGCCGAGATCGTCGGCGGCATCGCCCGCGCCTGCGCCGAGACCGGCACCGCCCTCATCGGCGGAGAGACGGCAGAGCACCCGGGGCTCCTCGGCCCAGACGACTACGACGTCGCTGGAGCCGCGACCGGCGTCGTCGAGGGCGACCAGGTGCTCGGCGCCGAGCGCGTTCGCGCTGGCGACGTCGTCGTCGCGCTCGCCTCGTCCGGCCTGCACTCCAACGGCTTCTCGCTCGTCCGGCACATCCTCGCCGAACGGGGCATCGGCTACACCGACACGTCCGGCGAACTCGGCGGGGTCGTCGGAGAAGTACTCCTCGAGCCGACCCGGCTCTACACCGGCCCGCTGCTGAGCGTGCTCGCAGACCCCGAACTCGCCGGCGCGGTGCACTCGCTCAGCCACGTCACGGGGGGCGGCATCGCCGCGAACCTCGCCCGGGTCCTCCCGATCGGCGCGTGGGTCGAAGTGGACAGGTCGACCTGGTCGCCCGCCCCCGTCTTCCGGGTGCTGAGCGCCTTCGCGGGCAGCACCCTGGAGAGCTCTGAAGGCACCTGGAACCTCGGCGTCGGCATGTTCGCCGTCGTCGCAGCGGATGCCGCGTCCTCGGTCATCTCGAGCCTCGCGGCCGACGGGATCCCGGCCTGGGTCGCCGGACGCGTGTCCACGGCCCCGCACGACCTCACCGGTTTCGTGCAGGGTGCCAAGGGCGTCAACGGCGGCGCTGTGCGCCTGGTCGGCGGCTACGCGGCCTGA
- the purF gene encoding amidophosphoribosyltransferase: protein MAGGDGLLGHDLLQGEKGPQDACGVFGVWAPGEEVAKLSYFGLYALQHRGQESAGIATSDGSKILIYKDMGLVAQVFNEAALSTLIGHIAVGHTRYSTTGSSSWQNAQPTLGRTSSGTVALGHNGNLTNTAELLQLVHERYPKVEGELARGNTTDTAVITALFTGDLDHTLEATALEVLPRLRGAYCLVFMDETTLYAARDPQGVRPLVLGRLERGWVVASETAALDIVGASFVREVEPGELITIDENGLRSQRFAESKPAGCVFEYVYLARPDTTIAGRGVHEARVEMGRRLAAEYPVEADLVIPTPESGTPAAIGYAQASGIPFGQGLVKNSYVGRTFIQPSETIRQRGIKLKLNPLKAVIKGKRLIVVDDSIVRGNTQRALVSMLREAGAAEVHVRISSPPITWPCFYGIDFASRAELIATGLGVDEVRQAIGADSLGYLSPEGMIAATEQPRERLCTACFTGVYPIPLPDALHLGKNLLERTAPAGATDSTRSTASAGSPVVASDASVAAAEAARTSDGCDPGPDAEYEPLLDPASMRASTRTPVRGTQGQFMIGDPGRQE from the coding sequence TTGGCTGGTGGCGACGGACTTCTCGGTCACGATCTCTTGCAGGGCGAGAAGGGGCCACAGGATGCCTGTGGCGTCTTCGGTGTGTGGGCTCCCGGTGAAGAGGTAGCCAAGCTCAGCTACTTCGGGCTGTACGCCCTGCAGCACCGCGGCCAGGAATCGGCCGGAATCGCGACGAGCGACGGCAGCAAGATCCTGATCTACAAGGACATGGGCCTCGTCGCCCAGGTCTTCAACGAGGCGGCGCTGAGCACCCTCATCGGTCACATCGCGGTCGGACACACCCGCTATTCGACAACGGGATCCTCAAGCTGGCAGAACGCCCAGCCGACCCTCGGCCGAACCTCGAGCGGAACCGTCGCCCTCGGCCACAACGGCAACCTGACCAACACGGCCGAGCTGCTCCAGCTCGTGCACGAGCGCTACCCGAAGGTCGAGGGTGAACTCGCCCGCGGCAACACCACGGACACCGCCGTCATCACCGCCCTCTTCACCGGGGACCTCGACCACACCCTCGAGGCCACCGCGCTCGAGGTGCTGCCTCGCCTGCGCGGTGCGTACTGCCTCGTCTTCATGGACGAGACCACCCTCTACGCCGCCCGCGACCCCCAGGGCGTGCGTCCGCTCGTCCTCGGCCGGCTCGAGCGCGGCTGGGTCGTCGCCTCGGAGACCGCTGCCCTCGACATCGTCGGGGCGAGCTTCGTCCGCGAGGTCGAACCCGGCGAGCTCATCACGATCGACGAGAACGGCCTCCGCTCGCAGCGGTTCGCCGAGTCCAAGCCCGCCGGCTGCGTCTTCGAGTACGTCTACCTCGCCAGGCCGGACACCACGATCGCCGGTCGCGGCGTGCACGAGGCCAGGGTCGAGATGGGCCGCCGCCTCGCCGCGGAGTACCCCGTCGAGGCCGACCTCGTGATCCCGACCCCCGAGTCCGGCACCCCGGCCGCGATCGGCTACGCGCAGGCATCCGGGATCCCGTTCGGCCAGGGCCTCGTCAAGAACTCCTACGTCGGCCGCACGTTCATCCAGCCGTCCGAGACGATCCGCCAGCGTGGCATCAAGCTCAAGCTCAACCCGCTCAAGGCCGTGATCAAGGGCAAGCGCCTCATCGTCGTCGACGACTCGATCGTGCGCGGCAACACCCAGCGCGCCCTGGTCAGCATGCTCCGCGAGGCCGGCGCCGCCGAGGTGCACGTGCGCATCTCGAGCCCCCCGATCACCTGGCCCTGCTTCTACGGCATCGACTTCGCCTCCCGGGCCGAACTCATCGCGACCGGCCTCGGCGTCGACGAGGTGCGCCAGGCCATCGGCGCCGACTCCCTCGGCTACCTCTCCCCTGAGGGCATGATCGCCGCGACCGAGCAGCCGCGCGAGCGCCTGTGCACCGCCTGCTTCACGGGCGTGTACCCGATCCCGCTCCCCGACGCACTGCACCTCGGCAAGAACCTGCTCGAGCGCACCGCCCCGGCCGGGGCGACCGATTCGACGCGGTCGACGGCGTCCGCAGGGTCGCCGGTCGTCGCGAGCGACGCATCCGTCGCCGCAGCAGAGGCCGCCCGCACGTCAGACGGATGCGACCCGGGCCCCGACGCGGAATACGAACCGCTCCTCGACCCGGCTTCGATGCGGGCGAGCACGCGAACCCCCGTGCGCGGCACCCAGGGACAGTTCATGATCGGCGATCCAGGAAGACAAGAATGA